In one Pseudarthrobacter sp. NBSH8 genomic region, the following are encoded:
- a CDS encoding NAD(P)-dependent oxidoreductase, which translates to MRIAVTGGSGKLGRHVVRRLTGDGHQVLNLDRAGERDHGLAIVDLRNYGEVLDVFLGLDDRHSGFDAVVHLGAVPAPGIIPDAATFENNMLSTYNVFQACRRAGIKKVVYASSETVLGLPFDVDPPYIPVDEDYPARPESTYSLVKHLEEQMAIQLTRWDPELSITGLRFSNVMDPEDYERFPSFDADAALRKWNLWGYIDGRDGAQAVARALENGQPGFEAFIVANADTVMTRSSASLAAEVFPDVTVTRELGEHETMLSIDKARRLLGFEPEHTWRTYHSNRTTPTED; encoded by the coding sequence ATGAGAATTGCAGTGACCGGCGGAAGCGGAAAATTGGGGCGGCATGTGGTCCGCAGGCTGACCGGCGATGGCCACCAGGTGTTGAACCTTGATCGTGCGGGGGAGCGGGACCACGGGTTGGCGATCGTGGATCTGCGCAACTATGGCGAGGTCCTTGACGTGTTTCTGGGTCTCGACGACCGGCACTCGGGGTTTGACGCGGTCGTCCATCTCGGTGCTGTTCCGGCGCCCGGCATCATTCCGGATGCCGCCACGTTCGAGAACAACATGCTCTCCACGTACAACGTCTTCCAGGCGTGCCGGCGGGCCGGGATCAAGAAGGTGGTTTATGCCTCCAGCGAGACGGTGCTGGGACTGCCGTTTGACGTCGATCCGCCTTACATTCCGGTGGATGAGGATTATCCGGCCCGGCCCGAAAGCACGTACTCCCTGGTGAAGCACCTTGAGGAGCAGATGGCGATCCAGCTGACGCGCTGGGATCCGGAGTTGAGTATTACGGGCCTGCGGTTCTCGAACGTGATGGATCCTGAGGACTATGAACGGTTCCCGTCGTTCGATGCCGACGCCGCGCTGCGCAAGTGGAACCTCTGGGGCTATATTGACGGGCGCGACGGCGCGCAGGCTGTGGCGCGTGCGCTGGAAAACGGGCAGCCTGGATTCGAGGCTTTCATCGTCGCGAACGCGGACACCGTGATGACGCGTTCCAGCGCCAGCCTTGCCGCGGAGGTGTTCCCCGACGTCACGGTGACCAGGGAGTTGGGCGAACACGAGACCATGCTCTCGATCGACAAGGCCCGGCGCCTGCTGGGCTTCGAGCCTGAACATACGTGGCGGACCTACCACTCCAACAGGACCACGCCCACGGAGGACTGA